The following coding sequences are from one Fibrobacter sp. UWT2 window:
- the alr gene encoding alanine racemase translates to MKLLATPPDLNKIARPNWIEINLDALCNNIQFIRSQIPANTKILLPVKADSYGHGSLACSFAAKFGGADYLGVAHISEGMLLRQYGMDLPILVLGPCTPADFAYFVEFQLTAAITDIRTAMAFDQYLRDTGTTCKAHLAIDTGMNRYGFDAEDFNNIRAALSLKNLHFEGMFTHLATADMPGNPKTEIQIQRFTRLVDVLEAEGLRPEICHCSSSAGTLTHPESHFDMVRPGLALYGYNCMGAAPSPWPIKPVMRIKSTIRHIHDVKPGETVSYGGYWMAQQPTRIATIAIGYGDGYLRGEYNKGFVFIRGQLCPILGRVCMDATMVDVSHIPDVQVGETVDVVNGELDFRISMESVADDHHTIPYELTSRVARRLYRKYYWKNRLVRWDYLRKEFGVKDFKEYPLR, encoded by the coding sequence ATGAAACTTTTAGCGACTCCTCCCGATTTAAATAAGATAGCGCGCCCGAACTGGATTGAAATCAACTTAGACGCACTCTGCAACAATATTCAATTTATCAGAAGCCAGATTCCGGCCAATACGAAGATTCTTTTGCCCGTCAAGGCGGACTCTTACGGTCACGGAAGCCTCGCCTGCTCTTTTGCCGCCAAATTCGGCGGTGCCGACTACCTGGGCGTAGCCCACATTAGCGAAGGCATGTTGCTTCGTCAGTACGGCATGGACTTGCCGATTCTGGTGCTTGGCCCCTGCACTCCGGCTGATTTCGCCTACTTCGTAGAATTCCAGCTGACCGCGGCCATTACAGACATTCGTACCGCCATGGCATTCGACCAGTACTTGCGTGATACAGGAACCACCTGCAAGGCTCACTTGGCCATCGATACCGGCATGAACCGCTACGGGTTCGATGCCGAAGACTTCAACAATATCCGTGCGGCTTTAAGCCTCAAGAACCTGCACTTCGAAGGCATGTTCACCCACTTGGCCACCGCCGATATGCCGGGGAACCCGAAGACCGAAATCCAGATCCAGCGCTTTACGCGCCTGGTCGACGTGCTTGAAGCCGAAGGACTTCGCCCCGAGATTTGCCACTGCTCTAGCTCGGCAGGCACCCTCACCCACCCTGAAAGCCACTTTGACATGGTGCGCCCGGGACTTGCCCTTTACGGCTACAACTGCATGGGTGCAGCACCTTCCCCTTGGCCGATCAAGCCGGTGATGCGAATCAAGTCTACCATTCGTCACATCCACGATGTAAAGCCCGGCGAAACCGTGAGCTACGGCGGTTACTGGATGGCCCAGCAGCCAACCCGCATCGCAACGATCGCCATCGGTTACGGCGACGGTTACCTGCGTGGCGAATATAACAAGGGATTCGTATTCATCCGCGGACAGCTCTGCCCGATTCTTGGCCGCGTATGTATGGACGCCACCATGGTCGACGTGAGCCACATTCCTGATGTGCAAGTCGGCGAAACGGTCGACGTCGTGAACGGCGAACTGGACTTCCGCATTTCGATGGAGAGCGTCGCCGACGACCACCATACGATTCCGTACGAATTAACAAGCCGCGTCGCACGCCGCCTGTATCGTAAGTATTACTGGAAGAATCGCCTGGTACGTTGGGATTACCTGCGCAAGGAATTCGGCGTCAAGGACTTCAAGGAATACCCGCTGCGATAG
- a CDS encoding AgmX/PglI C-terminal domain-containing protein, with protein sequence MTAVIQTPESFIASLLPDSDKKMVRIAGVSLLVAILLCFWAAAYEVVINDSIFVDTPTTEITATMNIIDKKEEKKPDKKPEHKPQNIQSKRPGTGGKPVGQGNPRAPLNRGVIHALEAQTANASAAAYDLIKQSFAKDIDKVLKNTNGLQVTGKTKIGEVRDKIHDGFNQGMFAGGSGGIGDDISNLVSGSAGAISTKAMGNIKAPKDTDIEWGSGPSSRSAADIMKVVRQRTPGLRHIYNKHLKKKPGFQGKVTLKFTIAPGGEIISISLVSSTTDYSEFDNEIKKSVGRWTFSKVKSGNTTVTIPFTFTE encoded by the coding sequence ATGACAGCAGTAATCCAAACACCGGAATCGTTCATCGCTTCCTTGTTGCCGGATTCCGACAAAAAGATGGTGCGCATTGCAGGCGTATCGCTTTTGGTTGCGATTCTCTTGTGCTTCTGGGCGGCGGCGTACGAGGTGGTTATTAACGATTCCATTTTTGTGGATACGCCAACCACCGAAATAACAGCAACCATGAACATCATCGACAAAAAGGAGGAAAAAAAGCCCGACAAGAAACCAGAACATAAACCTCAAAATATCCAAAGCAAAAGGCCTGGCACTGGCGGGAAACCCGTAGGGCAAGGTAATCCTCGAGCCCCTCTCAATCGTGGCGTTATCCATGCGCTAGAAGCACAAACTGCAAATGCTTCGGCCGCCGCTTACGACTTGATCAAGCAAAGCTTTGCCAAGGATATCGACAAGGTCCTCAAGAATACGAATGGTCTGCAGGTCACTGGTAAAACAAAAATTGGTGAAGTCCGCGATAAGATTCATGATGGATTCAACCAAGGCATGTTTGCCGGAGGCAGCGGCGGTATCGGCGATGATATCTCGAACCTGGTCAGTGGCTCCGCTGGAGCTATTTCGACCAAGGCGATGGGAAATATAAAGGCTCCCAAGGACACCGATATCGAGTGGGGATCTGGTCCCTCATCCCGTTCCGCTGCAGATATCATGAAGGTCGTTCGTCAGCGTACTCCGGGACTTCGGCACATCTACAATAAACACCTCAAAAAGAAGCCGGGGTTCCAGGGAAAGGTAACGCTCAAGTTCACGATTGCGCCGGGTGGCGAAATCATCAGCATTTCGCTGGTGTCGTCCACGACAGATTACAGCGAATTCGACAATGAAATCAAGAAATCGGTCGGTCGCTGGACATTCAGCAAGGTGAAATCGGGCAATACTACCGTGACCATCCCGTTCACATTTACAGAATAA
- a CDS encoding aminopeptidase, whose product MTDPRITKLAENLINNAIALKAGENILIETTDTPDEVTTELVKAVAKVGGNAFVHNYRGRVRREMIKSASIEQMQLQADLAMAEMQKMQAYIAIRGAENALENCDIDGRQMMNYRKITEPVLNYRVDKTRWCVLRWPNPSMAQGAKMSSEAFEDFYFEACLADYPKMAKAAQNLVDLMNRTDKVRLVANGTDLTFSIKDIPAIPCCGNMNIPDGEVYTAPVRNSVNGVIHYNTPTLYDGKYFSNIRLEFKDGKIVNAICESGDNVALNALFDTDEGGRYVGEFAIGFNPFVNAPMCDILFDEKIAGSIHFTPGRCYEEAPNGNISAIHWDLVLIMRPEYGGGEIWFDDKLIRKDGIFVVDELKCLNPDQLGK is encoded by the coding sequence ATGACTGATCCTCGCATTACAAAACTTGCTGAAAATTTGATTAATAATGCCATTGCCCTTAAGGCTGGCGAAAATATCCTTATCGAAACGACCGACACTCCCGACGAAGTCACGACTGAACTCGTGAAGGCTGTCGCCAAGGTGGGCGGTAACGCTTTCGTGCATAACTACCGCGGCCGTGTCCGTCGTGAAATGATCAAGTCGGCATCCATCGAACAGATGCAGTTGCAGGCCGACCTTGCGATGGCCGAAATGCAAAAAATGCAGGCCTACATCGCCATTCGCGGCGCCGAGAACGCTCTCGAAAACTGCGATATCGACGGCCGCCAGATGATGAATTACCGCAAGATTACGGAACCCGTGCTGAATTACCGTGTCGATAAGACCCGTTGGTGCGTGCTTCGCTGGCCGAACCCCTCTATGGCGCAGGGTGCCAAGATGAGTTCCGAGGCTTTCGAAGACTTCTACTTCGAAGCTTGCCTTGCCGATTATCCGAAAATGGCCAAGGCCGCGCAGAACCTCGTGGACCTCATGAACCGCACCGACAAGGTGCGCCTTGTGGCAAACGGAACCGATTTGACCTTCAGCATCAAGGATATTCCGGCGATTCCGTGCTGCGGCAACATGAACATCCCCGACGGCGAAGTTTATACTGCACCGGTGCGTAATAGCGTGAACGGCGTGATTCACTACAATACGCCGACCCTTTACGATGGCAAGTACTTCAGCAATATCCGCTTGGAATTCAAGGACGGCAAGATTGTGAACGCCATTTGCGAATCCGGCGACAACGTGGCCCTCAACGCCCTCTTCGATACTGACGAAGGTGGCCGTTATGTGGGCGAGTTCGCCATCGGTTTCAATCCGTTCGTGAATGCTCCCATGTGCGACATTCTGTTCGACGAAAAAATTGCGGGCTCTATCCACTTTACGCCGGGTCGTTGCTACGAAGAAGCCCCGAACGGCAACATCAGCGCCATCCACTGGGATCTGGTGCTGATCATGCGTCCGGAATACGGTGGCGGTGAAATCTGGTTCGACGACAAGCTCATCCGCAAAGACGGCATCTTCGTTGTTGACGAACTTAAGTGCCTGAACCCGGACCAGTTGGGAAAATAA